From the Natrarchaeobaculum aegyptiacum genome, one window contains:
- a CDS encoding helix-turn-helix transcriptional regulator translates to MGPNSTAFRTPDSPIGDIAYLARSEHRVPALLALTERPRGRPELCELTEVSSSTMRRTLAEFEDRHWVHKEGYEYAATRLGETVAAGMSDLLDLVETEQMVRDNWHWLPDEIREAPVETWTGLTITVAEPDAPYRPVDRFKSLLEQTSTIRFLRPEVALMDPSFDHLCRRIDEGVDVTLIDRPNCHAYFVSTYPEQCSKLLEQENFTVLEAQDLPAYGTGLLDERVVVTAYEEESGTVQAMVDTDDPTIREWANTVYDRYAATARPFDPPRPLE, encoded by the coding sequence ATGGGTCCGAATAGCACAGCGTTCCGTACGCCCGATTCGCCGATTGGCGACATCGCCTATCTGGCCCGGTCCGAACACCGTGTTCCGGCTCTCCTCGCGCTGACCGAACGCCCACGCGGTCGCCCCGAACTCTGTGAGTTAACCGAAGTGTCATCGTCGACGATGCGACGAACGCTGGCCGAGTTCGAGGACCGACACTGGGTCCACAAAGAGGGCTACGAGTACGCGGCGACGCGACTGGGAGAGACGGTCGCCGCCGGAATGAGCGACCTGCTCGACCTCGTCGAAACCGAACAGATGGTGCGTGACAACTGGCACTGGCTGCCCGACGAGATACGCGAGGCTCCGGTCGAGACGTGGACCGGGCTCACGATCACGGTCGCGGAACCCGACGCTCCGTACCGGCCGGTCGACCGATTCAAGTCGTTGCTCGAGCAGACGTCCACGATACGGTTTCTCCGGCCGGAGGTTGCGTTGATGGATCCATCGTTCGACCACCTGTGCAGACGGATCGACGAGGGCGTCGACGTGACACTGATCGACCGACCGAACTGCCACGCGTACTTCGTCTCGACGTATCCCGAGCAGTGTTCGAAACTGCTCGAGCAGGAGAATTTCACCGTCCTAGAAGCCCAGGACCTTCCAGCGTACGGAACCGGGCTCCTCGACGAACGCGTCGTCGTCACCGCCTACGAAGAGGAAAGTGGAACGGTGCAGGCGATGGTCGATACCGACGATCCGACGATTCGCGAGTGGGCAAACACCGTCTACGATCGGTACGCGGCCACTGCCCGACCGTTCGACCCACCGCGCCCCCTCGAGTGA
- a CDS encoding TIGR01548 family HAD-type hydrolase, with protein sequence MNADAVVLDVDGVLVDVADSYRRAIVESVEVVYDRTIRTEDIQQFKDAGGFNNDWELTYAAALYVLAAGEGYAASIDEYTNSIAESGGGLDAAETVVRDAIGAQAFQRVDGRWDRERLRDVFQQLYLGADLYRGIEGGEPDRETRGFIHDEPVLLEADARDALLAEYDVGILTGRPEAEAEIALERVGLDDEIPLEHRFTMDDWEEGKPHPRALMTLAERFDADSVAFVGDTLDDVRTAVNASEEDPGREYGGIGVLTGGLTGDDGRDKYEAEGAAAVLESVNEVPGWLEG encoded by the coding sequence ATGAACGCAGACGCCGTCGTGTTAGACGTCGACGGAGTGCTCGTCGACGTCGCCGACTCCTACCGCCGAGCGATCGTCGAGTCCGTCGAGGTCGTCTACGACCGGACGATCCGCACGGAGGACATCCAGCAGTTCAAGGACGCAGGCGGGTTCAACAACGACTGGGAACTCACCTACGCGGCCGCGCTGTACGTCCTCGCGGCCGGCGAGGGGTACGCCGCCTCGATCGACGAGTATACCAACTCCATCGCCGAGTCCGGCGGCGGACTCGACGCTGCCGAGACCGTCGTCCGGGACGCGATCGGCGCGCAGGCGTTCCAGCGCGTCGACGGTCGCTGGGACCGCGAGCGCCTGCGCGACGTCTTCCAGCAGCTGTACCTCGGGGCCGACCTCTACCGCGGCATCGAGGGCGGCGAACCAGACCGCGAGACTCGCGGGTTCATCCACGACGAACCCGTCCTGCTCGAGGCCGACGCCCGGGATGCGCTGCTCGCCGAGTACGACGTCGGAATCCTGACGGGGCGTCCGGAAGCCGAGGCCGAGATCGCCCTCGAGCGCGTGGGACTGGACGACGAAATCCCGCTCGAACACCGCTTTACGATGGACGACTGGGAGGAGGGTAAGCCCCACCCGCGCGCGCTGATGACGCTCGCCGAGCGGTTCGACGCCGACTCGGTCGCGTTCGTCGGCGACACGCTCGACGACGTGCGGACGGCCGTCAACGCGAGCGAGGAAGACCCGGGCCGCGAATACGGGGGAATCGGCGTTCTCACGGGCGGCCTCACCGGTGACGACGGTCGAGATAAGTACGAGGCTGAGGGCGCTGCCGCGGTCCTCGAGTCGGTCAACGAGGTTCCGGGCTGGCTCGAGGGCTGA
- a CDS encoding tubulin/FtsZ family protein: protein MKLATIGVGNAGSKIIDRMLEFEQETGRNLCRHVLVINSARTDLAKPDYVPEDRRVLIGDTHQKAKGHGVGGDVEVGAEVAKHDIDEIRRAFDDVEIHEVDAILVAAGLGGGTGSGAGPVVIDELQKMYDEPVYGLGILPGEYEGGRPALNAARSLQSFVTKVDNFIAFDNDAWRSRGQTIEEGYEEMNRELAVRIVTLLAAGEIDETEVAENAMDSSDIMRTLDTDGVSSIGYASTRIEQDGEGLLDRFREERDDPGEATDAAKIKGLVRRAVNSRLTLPCEISSADRALIVLSGPSELISRKGIESARQWLEDAADTVDILAGDDPRPNADELAAVVLLSNVTETPRIKEIQSQAVDAQDKIEELEAVREQEIEDLITDDDDKLDPVV from the coding sequence ATGAAGCTCGCGACAATCGGCGTCGGTAACGCCGGGAGCAAGATCATCGACCGGATGCTCGAGTTCGAACAGGAGACCGGTCGAAACCTCTGCCGTCACGTTCTCGTTATCAACTCTGCTCGCACTGACCTCGCCAAGCCAGATTACGTCCCCGAAGATCGCCGCGTGCTGATCGGCGACACCCACCAGAAGGCCAAGGGCCACGGCGTTGGCGGCGACGTCGAGGTCGGCGCGGAGGTCGCGAAACACGACATCGACGAGATCCGCCGCGCGTTCGACGACGTCGAGATCCACGAGGTCGACGCCATCCTCGTCGCCGCGGGGCTGGGCGGCGGCACCGGCAGCGGTGCCGGCCCGGTCGTCATCGACGAACTCCAGAAGATGTACGACGAGCCGGTCTACGGACTGGGCATCCTCCCCGGCGAGTACGAGGGCGGCCGGCCCGCGCTCAACGCCGCCCGCTCGCTCCAGTCGTTCGTCACCAAGGTGGACAACTTCATCGCCTTCGACAACGACGCCTGGCGCTCCCGCGGCCAGACGATCGAGGAGGGCTACGAGGAGATGAACCGCGAACTCGCCGTCCGAATCGTCACCCTGCTCGCCGCCGGCGAGATCGACGAGACCGAGGTCGCCGAGAACGCCATGGACTCGAGTGACATCATGCGGACGCTCGACACCGACGGCGTCTCCTCGATCGGCTACGCTTCCACGCGGATCGAACAGGACGGCGAGGGCTTACTCGACCGATTCCGCGAGGAACGCGACGATCCCGGCGAGGCGACCGACGCGGCGAAGATCAAGGGCCTCGTTCGTCGGGCGGTCAACTCCCGGCTCACGCTCCCGTGTGAGATCTCGAGTGCCGATCGGGCGCTGATCGTCCTCTCCGGCCCGTCGGAACTCATCTCCCGCAAGGGGATCGAGAGCGCTCGCCAGTGGTTAGAAGACGCGGCTGACACCGTCGACATCCTCGCAGGCGACGACCCCCGGCCGAACGCCGACGAACTCGCGGCGGTCGTCCTCCTCTCGAACGTCACCGAGACGCCGCGGATCAAGGAGATCCAGAGTCAGGCCGTCGACGCCCAGGACAAGATCGAGGAACTCGAGGCCGTCCGTGAACAGGAGATCGAGGACCTGATCACCGACGACGACGACAAACTGGACCCCGTCGTCTGA
- a CDS encoding tubulin/FtsZ family protein, giving the protein MKLAFVGVGGAGTRIVDRLLAREAETDRTVSRGNAIVFDTAEPGDAFRGVEHVPEECRVTFGDVHPDVGPAGTGGNPDLGVAAAREDVYELRRAFDALEFTDVDGAVLVAGLAGGTGGGAGAVLLEELQEVCDDPVYALAVLPSADEPAGRALTAARSLQSFVRIADNVVCFDNEAWDSEIGPLEDLESRTLSYEESVDADAESTDDSSPAVDADADADADSRGPSSDVASDDPDAEDDSPPHPYETVNRAAADRLLSILGAGELESMTIAENRIDASDVARTLETGGVSTIGQATLELEQRQRAPDWLPVPSWLPASFRGWLTDSPEDSGPTDAARVKDLVQRAVESRLTVPCAVDSADRTLIVLSGPPSSVSRKGFESARHWLEGEADTVDVMAGDEPRDAAELTATVLLSNVTEVPPVEAVQERALEALELLEDRDGRKSTANADDAAGENEFIW; this is encoded by the coding sequence ATGAAACTCGCGTTCGTCGGCGTCGGTGGTGCCGGCACCCGGATCGTCGACCGCCTGCTCGCTCGCGAGGCCGAGACCGACCGGACCGTCAGCAGGGGCAACGCCATCGTCTTCGACACTGCCGAACCCGGCGACGCGTTCCGGGGCGTCGAACACGTTCCCGAGGAGTGTCGGGTCACCTTCGGCGACGTCCACCCCGACGTCGGCCCCGCGGGTACCGGCGGCAATCCGGACCTCGGCGTCGCCGCGGCCCGCGAGGACGTCTACGAACTCCGCCGGGCGTTCGACGCCCTCGAGTTCACCGACGTCGACGGCGCGGTACTCGTCGCGGGGCTGGCCGGGGGGACCGGTGGCGGCGCAGGGGCCGTCTTGCTCGAGGAACTGCAGGAAGTCTGTGACGACCCGGTGTACGCGCTGGCGGTGTTGCCGTCGGCCGACGAACCCGCCGGCCGGGCGCTGACCGCCGCGCGATCGCTCCAGTCGTTCGTCCGCATCGCCGACAACGTGGTCTGTTTCGACAACGAAGCCTGGGACTCCGAAATCGGCCCGCTCGAGGATCTCGAGTCCCGGACGCTCTCCTACGAGGAGTCGGTCGATGCAGACGCCGAGTCGACCGACGACTCGAGTCCAGCCGTCGACGCTGACGCCGATGCCGACGCCGACTCGAGAGGGCCCTCGAGCGACGTCGCCAGCGACGACCCCGACGCCGAGGACGACTCACCGCCCCACCCCTACGAGACGGTCAATCGCGCCGCAGCCGACCGCCTCCTCTCGATCCTCGGAGCGGGCGAACTCGAGTCGATGACTATCGCCGAAAACCGGATCGACGCCAGCGACGTCGCGCGAACGCTCGAGACCGGCGGCGTCTCGACGATCGGGCAGGCGACGCTCGAACTCGAGCAGCGCCAGCGAGCACCCGACTGGCTGCCGGTTCCCTCGTGGTTGCCCGCGTCGTTCCGGGGGTGGCTCACGGATTCGCCCGAGGACTCTGGACCGACCGACGCCGCGAGGGTCAAGGACCTCGTCCAGCGGGCCGTCGAGTCCCGGCTCACCGTTCCGTGCGCCGTCGACAGCGCCGATCGCACGCTGATCGTCCTCTCCGGGCCGCCGTCGTCTGTCTCCCGGAAGGGATTCGAGAGCGCCCGCCACTGGCTCGAGGGAGAAGCCGACACCGTCGACGTGATGGCCGGCGACGAACCGCGAGACGCCGCAGAACTCACCGCGACCGTCTTGCTCTCGAACGTCACCGAGGTCCCGCCGGTCGAGGCCGTACAAGAGCGGGCACTCGAGGCGCTCGAACTCCTCGAGGACCGTGACGGCAGGAAGTCGACCGCGAATGCGGACGATGCCGCCGGAGAGAACGAGTTCATCTGGTAA